In Paenibacillus sonchi, the genomic stretch GACATCGAGGCTTACACGCAGGACTGGAGTACGTATCTGGCCAAAGGGAAGGAGCAACGCTACGGCCTGTACTTCTCTTGGGATAAAGCTAACATCTCCGGAGCTAATGATGCCTATGATGTAATGCCGCCGCTCGCCGGCCCGGATGGTGAAGTTAACGTAACGAGAACCAACGGGCTGGGTCTTGGCCGCGGCAAAATGGTCTTGACGAGCGCCAACAAAAACCTGGAAACGACGGCGAAATGGGTGGACCAGCTGTATGATCCGCTCCAATCCGTACAGGACAACTGGGGCACCTACGGGGATGAAACGCAGCAGAACATCTTCGAATTGGATGAGGCCAAAGGCATGCTGAAGCATCTGCCGCTGGAAGGTGCGGCTCCTGTTGAGCTTCGCGAGAAAACAAGCATCGGCGGGCCGCTGGCTGTCCTGGATTCCTACTATGGCAAATATACCACCATGCCGGATGATGCCAAAGGCAGAATGGATATTATCAAAAACATCATGGCGCCAAAGATGAAAGCGGAGAATGTAATGCCAAGCGTGTTCAATTCGATTGAAGAGCTGGACCGCCTGACGACGATTGAAACGGATTTGTTCGCCTACGTCCTTAGAATGCGTACAGAATGGTACCAGAACGGCAAAGTGAATGAGCAGTGGGGAGAATATCTGAAAGAGCTGGACCGTCTTGGCCTGCAGGAATGGCTGAAAATCAAACAAGACGGTTATGACAGAGCAACCAAAAAATAAACAATAGAGTGGAGAAAAGGAGAGAGCCATCATGCCAGCTAGCACAAAACAAAACTACCGGGGGGTCTATCATTTCTCGCCCAAGGCCAAGTGGATGAACGACCCGAACGGGATGGTCTATTTTGAAGGAGAATATCATTTGTTTTTCCAGCATCATCCGGATGGAATGACCATGGGGGCCATGCACTGGGGCCATGCGGTCAGCAAGGATCTTGTCACCTGGGAAGAGCTGCCTGTCGCACTTTTTCCGGATGAGCTCGGGATGATTTTCTCGGGAAGTGCTGTTGTGGACTGGAACAATACGACGGGATTTTTTGCGGATAAGCCGGGACTGGTTTCCATCTTTACCCATCACCTGGATATGCCCGAAGGGCAACCACCAGTTCAGCGCCAAAGTCTCGCTTACAGCCATGATAACGGCAGAACCTGGACCAAATACGAAGGCAATCCCGTGCTGGAGGATGATGCCTTTATCGATTTCCGTGATCCGAAGGTGTTCTGGAACCCGGAAACAGACAAATGGGTAATGATCGTTGCTTGCGGTCAAACGGTATGCCTGTATCATTCCCCGGATCTGATCCATTGGACATTTGCCAGTGAATTCGGCAAGGGCATCGGCTCTCATGACGGTGTGTGGGAATGCCCGGACTTGTTCCCGCTGCAAGTGGATGGAGACACATCGAACCTCAAATGGCTGATGCTGGTGAGTATCGGCGCGGACCCCGCTTTTGCTGAAGGCTCCAGAACGCAGTACTTCACTGGTAATTTTGATGGATACGTGTTTACTCCGGACGAGGATTCCCGGACGATCCGCTGGCTGGATTATGGAAGGGACAATTACGCAGGAGTAAGCTGGTCGGATGTGCCTGAAGCGGATGGAAGACGCCTGTTTATCGGCTGGATGAGCAACTGGATGTATGCACAGCAGACTCCGGCAGAAGAGTTCCGGGGAGCGATGACCCTGCCAAGAGAGCTGTATCTTGAATCCAGAGAAGGGAAAATCCTGCTCGTTCAGAAGCCGGCCCAAGAACTGGAGGCGGCCCGCATCCCGGTGCTTTCACTCAAAGACGTTACTGTGCAGGAAATCAATGCTTCCTTAGCCGGTCTTCAGCTGGATGCTTACGGGATCGCCGCGAAGCTGCCCCGTGGCATGTCTGCCGGATTCAAGGTAAGAGTCGGGACGGGGGAAGAAACCGTGACCGGAATTGATGCGCAGACCGGAGAGCTGTATGTAGACCGGGCGGCTTCCGGCCTGACCGGTTTCCATGAGCGGTTCCCCGGACGTCATTCGGCGGCGTTGCAGGCTCCGGGAGAGATCCATGATCTTTGCATTTATGTCGACCGTACTTCAGTTGAAGTGTTCGGCAATGGGGGCCAGGCGGTCATTACAGATCTTATCTTCCCTAAGCCTGAATCTGCGGGTATTGCTGCATTTGCCGAACATGAAGAGACGCCGTTTCTTTCACTGGAGGTCTACAAATTAGCTCTGCCTGCCGCAATTGGCGATGACCGGAAATCGGAGGGCTGACGGAATGCGTATAGGAGCCATTGAAGCAGGCGGAACCAAATTCGTGTTAGGGATCGGGGATGAAAACGGGGAAATCCTGAACCGGCTCAGCCTTCCAACCGGACATCCGGCTCAGACCCTACCCCGGGTGATTGAATATTTTCAAGACAAACAGGTAGAGGCGATCGGAGTGGGCTCCTTTGGTCCGATCGATATCAACCCGGAGAGTCCGACTTACGGCTACGTTACGACAACCCCTAAGCCGGGGTGGTCGGATTACGATCTGCTGGGGACTTTACGGCGTGCCTTTCCGGTCCCCTTTGGCTGGGATACCGATGTCAATGCAGCAGCATATGGCGAAGCCAAGTGGGGGGCTGCGCAAGGATTGTCCAGCTGTTTGTACTATACCGTAGGCACAGGTGTTGGTGTCGGCGTGTATTCGGAAGGCAAAATCATCCATGGCCTGGTACATCCTGAGGGCGGGCATGTGCTGACCAGACGGCATCCTGAAGATGAATTTGCAGGTGTGTGCCCGTATCATGGGGACTGCCTCGAAGGGATGGCGGCAGGTCCTGCCATTGAAGCCAGATGGGGAAAAAGGGCCACGAGCTGCCGAAGAACCATATCGCTTGGGAAATAGAAGCCTTCTATATTGCCCAGTCCATAACCAGTGCCATTTTACTTCTCTCTCCGCACAAAATTATTCTGGGCGGCGGCGTTATGCAGCAGCAGCAGCTGTTCCCGCTGATCCGGCAGGCGGTGCTCCAGAGCCTGAACGGTTATGTCAGCTCAAGTGCCATTCTGGAACACATGGATGAGTATATTGTTCCACCGGGTCTCGGCCATCAGGCGGGATTATACGGGGCTCTGGCCTTGGGGCTTGCGGCATGGAACAATCAGGGTTCTATATAGATGGAACTTGAAAATTAGAAAAAGGGATAAAGTGATCACGTTCAAATCCCAAAATAGATGCATCCGGCCAGTTATGCAACTGTAACTGGCCAGCTTTTTAATAAGAGGGTGGACATTGCGCAGACGAGAAATGGAGGACAACAGATGAGGAAGAAATTCAGGACAGTACTGTGCTTTCTGCTGGTTATAGGAACCGTGGCGGTTTCATCGGGCATGTATGCGGCAAATCCTGCCACAGGCTGGGCTGCGCCAGCAGATCAGGGGACAGGGGAAACGGACAAGGAGGGGCTTGCTATTAATGAGAACGCTGCCAATGTAATAACAAATCTGACAGGATGGCAAGTCAAAGGAAAGGGAGAGATGGAGAATACCGCAGAAGGGCTGTTGCTGACATCCGATCCGCAGCAAAATGTAATGGCTGTTTCCGAAACAGCGGCAGAGGATTTTTTGTACGAAGCCGATGTGATGCTCAAGGAATTGAAAGCGGATACTTCTTTGATCTTCCGTTCGGATGATGGCGGGAAGAATTCGTATATGCTGCAGCTTGCACCCGGGGCCGGGTTGATCCGCCTGAAAGATGCCGCAGGCGGGGCGGGCAAATTATACGAAGAACGACAGGTTTCCCTCAAGGAAGGGGAAATCTATCATCTCAAAGTAAAGGCTGAAGGGTCATCGCTGAAGGTATATTGGGGGAATCAGTACAAGCCTGTGATCGAGATTCAGGACAGTACATACCGTTCCGGCCGTCTTGGACTCCATGTGCGGGATGGTTCTGCTCTGTTCCAGAATATAACGGTAAGTGATCTGAAAGGAAACCTGGGTCCGGTGCTTATGAATAAAGGACAGTGGCAGCCTGACCTCAGGGGTCAAAAAGGTACTTCTGTAAAAGGGAGCAAAGCACAGCGGATCTATACCAGGCAAGCCGCTGATTTGGTATATGAAGGAACCGTCTCTTTGGGTTCCAATGCTGCTGCGGCACTGGCTTTCCGTTCCTCTGCCGATGGCGTCCGCGGCTATGAAGCCACCCTTGCCAAGGAAGGGGACCAGGTCCGTGTCAAGCTGACAAAAGCGGACGGAACTGTAGTTGCAAGCTCAGAGCACACTTATCCGAGCAGAACCGGAGCCAAGCATCAGGTGGAAATCAAGGCCAAGGGCAGCCGGATTCAAGTGTTCATCGACGGGTATACACCGGCGGCAATAGATATAAAAGACACTGCGTATTCAACCGGACACGCCGGACTTGTGGTGAAAACGGGAAACGCTTACTTTCAGGAAACCTATCTCACGGACGCGGACAGCTACTATAATGAAACTTTCCGTCCCCGGTATCATTATTCGCCGGTCCGCGGTTCCGCCAGTGACCCGAACGGGCTGGTCTATTTCGAAGGCGAATACCATCTTTTCCATCAGGATGGAGGCACATGGGCTCATGCCGTCAGCAAGGATATGCTGAACTGGAAACGCCTGCCGGTCGCCCTTCCATGGAATGATTACGGGCATGTCTGGTCCGGGGCTGCTGTAGCGGATGCAGCGAATGCATCAGGTCTGTTCACAGATTCGGGCGGCAAAGGCCTGATTGCCTATTATACTTCCTATAACCCGGATGGCCCGAACGGCAACCAGCGGATTGGCCTGGCTTACAGCAAGGATAAGGGGCGCACCTGGGAATATGCCAAGGACCGTCCGATTGTGATTGAGAACCCCGGCAAAAACGGAGAAGATCCGGGAGGCTGGGATTTCCGCGATCCCAAGGTGGTCCGGGATGACGAGAATAACCGCTGGGTGATGGTGGTGTCCGGTGGCGATCATATCCGGTTTTTCACCTCAACCAATTTGCTGGACTGGACGTTGACCGATAATTGGGGGTATGGGGATTATGTCCGGGGCGGTGTATGGGAATGCCCGGACTTGTTCCCGCTGACTGTACAGGGGACATCGCAGAAGAAATGGGTGCTCATGATCAGCACGGGCGCGAATCCGGCAACTGGAGGTTCGGACTCGGAATATTTTGTGGGGAGTCTGACGGCTGAAGGTAAATTCGTGAACGACAATCCGGCCGGAAAGGTCTTGCGGACAGACTTTGGCAAAGAGTATTATGCCTCCATGTCGTTCTCGGACATGCCGGATGGGCGCAGAGTGATGCTGGCGTGGATGTCCAACTGGGATTATCCGTTTGCTTTCCCGACTTCAGGCTGGAAGGGTGAGCTGACGGTTCCAAGAGAGGTTACCCTGGTCATGACCCCTGAGGGGCTTCGGCTTGCCCAGAGTCCGGTTAAGGAAATAGAGCAGCTGCGGAGCAGGCTGTTCACTGCAGCGGATAAGAGGGTCAGTTCTTCTTCTCCCAACCTGCTGAAGGGTCTCATAGCCGGTGCGTATGAAATTGAAGCCGAACTGGAGATCCCGGACGGCAGCACCGCAACAGAGTTTGGGTTTAACGTGCGCGAAGGAGCGGATCAGAAGACGGTTGTCGGCTACAAGGTAGGCGAAAGCCAGCTATTCGTTGACCGGTCCGCTTCCGGGGTAACCGATTTCTCCAGTCTTTTTAGTACAAGGCATGAAGCGGCTATGACAGCGGAGAACAAGCGGATCAAGCTGCGGATTTTGGTGGATGAATCTTCTGTTGAAGTTTTTGGCAATGGGGGCAAGGCGGTGTTCTCTGAAGTCATTTTTCCTGACCCGGCCAGCAGGGCAATGAGCTTTTATAGCCAGGGGGGCATGGTGAAGGTGATATCGCTGAAAGTGAATAAGCTGGGACCGGTATGGAATTCAGACAGCGGCGCAGCCACCCGGATTACTATGGATACCGCTGACCGTGAACTGGAGGCCGGGGACAGCGTGACGCTGCAGGCGGCAGTGGAGAACGGGCCCGGCAGCGGTGTTCACCCGCTGAGGTGGAAGTCGAGCAATGAAGAGGTGGCTGGTATCAGTGCAGCGGATTTTTCCCAGGCAACCCTTCAGGCGAAAAAAGCAGGGGAGGCCGTCATTACGGTATCCACCCCGAACGGCAAGGCTTCTGCCAGCCTGGTGGTAAAAGTATACGGCGGCGAATTTCATACCAACCTCAGCGGCTGGACCAAGGACTTGTCCATGGCTTCATGGATCGCCACAGGGGATGGCATGCGCGGGAAATACTCCAGCGACGCAAATAACATGGCCCAAGAGCAGGCGGGTAATTTTACGTATGAAGCCGGCATGAAGCTTGGTGAATCCGGCGGGGCAGGTTCGCTTCTGTTCCGTGCAAGCGGGGATGGGCGCAGCGGCTACTACTTGAATCTGGACCCTAACATGAAGTCTGTCCGCCTGTTCTACAAGCTCGACGGGCGGTTCGAGGATCGGCAGGTTCTGGCGAAATTTCCGGCCTTTATCCTGCCGGGTCAAACCTACAACATCAAGATTCAAGCGGAAGGCCCGCGCATCATCGTGTATATGGGAGGACGGCAGATCATGGACCTGAAGGACGGTACGTTTGCGGAGGGCCATTTCGGGCTTCATGTTTTTGGCGGGGAGGCTTCTTTTCAGAATGTAAAGGTGACCGGGGGAGCGCCAGCGGACTTGATGACCTCAAGCCTGGTGAATACTGCATCCGGGAGATCCCTGTATACAGACAGCCTGACAAATAGCGAAGCTGTTAAAGTGCGGAATGCCAATGAAGCCACGGATCAGAAATGGGTGTTTGTGCCGACAGGAGATGAAGCAGGCTCCTACTCCATCCGCACGACCGCCGGACAGGCGCTTGATCTGGACACAGGACGGAATACCATTCAGCTCTATACTTATCTGGGCTACAATAATCAGCGGTGGATCATCCGTAAGAATGAGGATGGCTCGGCTGCCATTATCTCTGCTCACCAACATCTGGCTCTGGCCATATCCGGGGATGGCTCCAAACTTACTTTAGAGGAGTATCGAACAGATGAAATGCGTCAGAAGTGGAGAATAAACCCTGATTCACATGGAAGCTTCAAAGGCACAGAAGAAATCAGGTCGTCTGCGGAGTGAAGCGGACAGAGAAGACGAATGAGTGTGAAGGGCCGGCAGCGAAATCCGGTCAAGAAAAGTAGAGCAAGCCGGCAAAAAGAGATCAACGGAGTTACCGTTGATCTCTTTTTTAAAAATTTATATGTTTTGGGGGAACTGACTTCCCCCTTATTTAACTGTAATACAGTGTGAAAAAATGTGGATATCTTGGAAGCCACACAGGATATAAGCGATGCAGTAGGGTTGGGTTCCATCCGCAGACTGATGCGGACTGAGGGGACCTTATTTTGCCAAAAATCTCACTTTTTCAGCAGTTACGGACTCAGGAGTCGTTATTTCGTTCGAATGAGCCTGGAATGAAGGGGAAAGGGATAAATAAAGGCATCTCTGAATTAGACTAAAAAGTGGACACGGGAAACACCCCCATAGATAATAGAATAAACTTTAGAAGAGGTGGTAACCGTGGTCGAACGGAAGCGATATAACAAAGAGTTCAAAGAAGAAACCGTAAAGTACATCCAAGAACAACGGAAATCCATGGACGAGATTGCCCTAGAACTCAACATTCCGAAAGGAACGCTCAAAGATTGGATGATGAAGTTTCGGCAGTTCCCCAATGAACCGTTTGTAGGGAGCGGGAAACTGCGTGCCCAAGAACAACAAATTGCGGATCTCGAGCAAAAGAATAAGGATCTGGAGGAGGAGGTCGCCATCCTAAAAAAGGCGATGCACATCTTCAGCAAAGACCGGGACTGAAGTTCCAGTTTATTGAGGAACATCGCTCCGTGTTCCGTATTGAGAAGATGTGCAGCGTACTCGGAGTCTCCCGAAGTGGATATTACAAGTGGCGGGCGACCCCTCCCAGTGAGCGCATGAAGCATCGGGAACGGCTCGTACAGCGCATTGAATACCACTTTCATGACAACGGTGAAATTTACGGTAGCCCCAAAATCACAAAGAAGCTCCAGCAAGAAGGGTTTACCGTGGGGAGAAAACGGTAGGCCGACTCATGCGAGAGCACAATCTTCGTTCCCAAGCAATGGGGAAATTTAAAGTTCAGACGACTGATTCGAACCACGACTTCCCGATTGCCCCGAATTGGCTAAACCAACATTTCGACGTGTGTACTAGACCCAACCAAGTATGGGTCACGGATATTACCTATATCCGAACACGCCAAGGCACGATCTATTTGGCGAGCGTTTTAGATTTGTACACACGCAAGATTGTCGGCTGGCAGCTCGGCAACCGAATGAAAGTCGAATTGGTTTCAGCGGCCCTGGACAAGGCCT encodes the following:
- a CDS encoding glycoside hydrolase family 32 protein, translated to MPASTKQNYRGVYHFSPKAKWMNDPNGMVYFEGEYHLFFQHHPDGMTMGAMHWGHAVSKDLVTWEELPVALFPDELGMIFSGSAVVDWNNTTGFFADKPGLVSIFTHHLDMPEGQPPVQRQSLAYSHDNGRTWTKYEGNPVLEDDAFIDFRDPKVFWNPETDKWVMIVACGQTVCLYHSPDLIHWTFASEFGKGIGSHDGVWECPDLFPLQVDGDTSNLKWLMLVSIGADPAFAEGSRTQYFTGNFDGYVFTPDEDSRTIRWLDYGRDNYAGVSWSDVPEADGRRLFIGWMSNWMYAQQTPAEEFRGAMTLPRELYLESREGKILLVQKPAQELEAARIPVLSLKDVTVQEINASLAGLQLDAYGIAAKLPRGMSAGFKVRVGTGEETVTGIDAQTGELYVDRAASGLTGFHERFPGRHSAALQAPGEIHDLCIYVDRTSVEVFGNGGQAVITDLIFPKPESAGIAAFAEHEETPFLSLEVYKLALPAAIGDDRKSEG
- a CDS encoding GH32 C-terminal domain-containing protein; its protein translation is MRKKFRTVLCFLLVIGTVAVSSGMYAANPATGWAAPADQGTGETDKEGLAINENAANVITNLTGWQVKGKGEMENTAEGLLLTSDPQQNVMAVSETAAEDFLYEADVMLKELKADTSLIFRSDDGGKNSYMLQLAPGAGLIRLKDAAGGAGKLYEERQVSLKEGEIYHLKVKAEGSSLKVYWGNQYKPVIEIQDSTYRSGRLGLHVRDGSALFQNITVSDLKGNLGPVLMNKGQWQPDLRGQKGTSVKGSKAQRIYTRQAADLVYEGTVSLGSNAAAALAFRSSADGVRGYEATLAKEGDQVRVKLTKADGTVVASSEHTYPSRTGAKHQVEIKAKGSRIQVFIDGYTPAAIDIKDTAYSTGHAGLVVKTGNAYFQETYLTDADSYYNETFRPRYHYSPVRGSASDPNGLVYFEGEYHLFHQDGGTWAHAVSKDMLNWKRLPVALPWNDYGHVWSGAAVADAANASGLFTDSGGKGLIAYYTSYNPDGPNGNQRIGLAYSKDKGRTWEYAKDRPIVIENPGKNGEDPGGWDFRDPKVVRDDENNRWVMVVSGGDHIRFFTSTNLLDWTLTDNWGYGDYVRGGVWECPDLFPLTVQGTSQKKWVLMISTGANPATGGSDSEYFVGSLTAEGKFVNDNPAGKVLRTDFGKEYYASMSFSDMPDGRRVMLAWMSNWDYPFAFPTSGWKGELTVPREVTLVMTPEGLRLAQSPVKEIEQLRSRLFTAADKRVSSSSPNLLKGLIAGAYEIEAELEIPDGSTATEFGFNVREGADQKTVVGYKVGESQLFVDRSASGVTDFSSLFSTRHEAAMTAENKRIKLRILVDESSVEVFGNGGKAVFSEVIFPDPASRAMSFYSQGGMVKVISLKVNKLGPVWNSDSGAATRITMDTADRELEAGDSVTLQAAVENGPGSGVHPLRWKSSNEEVAGISAADFSQATLQAKKAGEAVITVSTPNGKASASLVVKVYGGEFHTNLSGWTKDLSMASWIATGDGMRGKYSSDANNMAQEQAGNFTYEAGMKLGESGGAGSLLFRASGDGRSGYYLNLDPNMKSVRLFYKLDGRFEDRQVLAKFPAFILPGQTYNIKIQAEGPRIIVYMGGRQIMDLKDGTFAEGHFGLHVFGGEASFQNVKVTGGAPADLMTSSLVNTASGRSLYTDSLTNSEAVKVRNANEATDQKWVFVPTGDEAGSYSIRTTAGQALDLDTGRNTIQLYTYLGYNNQRWIIRKNEDGSAAIISAHQHLALAISGDGSKLTLEEYRTDEMRQKWRINPDSHGSFKGTEEIRSSAE